A genomic stretch from Nilaparvata lugens isolate BPH chromosome 8, ASM1435652v1, whole genome shotgun sequence includes:
- the LOC111046196 gene encoding prolyl 3-hydroxylase OGFOD1-like, whose product MDSSFNQEFEYLSTSFSNLLKENRVQRYDLLDSKQINNYGSLQVLTIDNLLEPFVISNLIAELKSFDYRLEITDLYSFRQSKDFRVVDGVVYPMCVKIHKIFESRIRQLVEVLFDMKLDGEVSMTASEYVHIDFLLTHDDREEDRGVAFILYLEDWSKRDGGTLDFRHHNEMGCAEDILFSILPAENRLTLFSVNELSHHQVAEVLAFDKPRIAISGWFHTGKPSNNRTTHPDRLPLSQNILINHPVSTLTFPTDYQYLQQDIHYYVQNSMYLHREIVNHRCVLLKPFLSNDCYEEVLTELQSDKIVWKTVGPASRRNYQTAQMMRRGIPNCPNTTRLLRNLQGTNFLKLLSVFVLGKLDNAIEEDIVVSADVIRIEGGDYILLTSDMIKMKSSIDLWIFLNVDHIDGSLVGVLGYSKQETHQKISYTITPKSNNAYIVARSSDMHPYMTYISKTINNRSHYAIKISFSVSFNTKELHQDLKKLPVICYESVGKMAAIDKINESIEIQFKTNSFSSMDIENADVMDESPKFSVPTPLRKKIRMRRQKKVLKNKVKKTKLIPITASNTSEKLRPLTKIELKQILKPYTIENKEVGRIRARRSRGNKRR is encoded by the coding sequence ATGGATTCCAGCTTTAATCAAGAATTTGAGTATCTGAGCACATCGTTTTCAAATTTGTTAAAAGAAAACCGGGTTCAGCGATACGATCTCTTGGATTCAAAACAGATCAATAACTACGGGTCACTTCAGGTTCTGACGATTGACAATCTGCTTGAACCATTTGTGATTTCAAATCTGATCGCCGAACTCAAGAGCTTTGATTATCGTTTAGAGATTACGGATCTATACAGTTTTAGGCAATCTAAAGATTTTCGAGTTGTGGATGGTGTAGTGTATCCAATGTGCGTGAAAATTCATAAGATTTTTGAAAGTCGAATTAGACAGTTGGTTGAAGTTCTTTTTGATATGAAACTAGATGGGGAGGTATCTATGACTGCATCTGAATACGTACACATTGACTTCCTTCTGACCCACGATGACAGAGAGGAGGATAGAGGAGTGGCATTCATTCTTTATCTAGAAGATTGGAGCAAAAGAGACGGAGGAACTCTAGATTTCCGCCATCACAACGAGATGGGCTGTGCTGAagatattttattctcaattctACCAGCTGAAAATCGACTGACCCTTTTTTCTGTCAACGAATTGAGTCACCACCAGGTTGCTGAAGTTTTAGCATTTGACAAACCACGCATTGCTATAAGTGGCTGGTTCCACACTGGGAAACCGTCCAACAACCGGACAACTCATCCTGACAGACTACCTCTTTCCCAAAACATTCTCATCAACCACCCAGTATCAACGCTTACTTTCCCAACAGATTACCAATACCTTCAACAAGATATCCATTACTACGTTCAAAACTCCATGTATTTGCATAGAGAGATAGTAAACCATCGTTGCGTCCTCCTGAAGCCATTCTTGAGCAATGACTGCTATGAAGAGGTCCTCACAGAGCTTCAGTCCGATAAGATTGTATGGAAAACGGTTGGTCCAGCTTCCAGAAGAAACTATCAGACTGCACAGATGATGAGGAGGGGAATACCTAACTGCCCAAACACAACCAGACTGTTGAGAAATCTGCAGGGGACAAACTTTTTGAAGCTTCTATCTGTCTTTGTATTAGGAAAACTCGACAATGCGATTGAAGAGGACATAGTTGTATCGGCAGATGTGATCAGAATTGAAGGAGGGGACTATATATTGTTAACAAGTGACATGATAAAGATGAAAAGTAGCATCGACCTgtggatttttttaaatgttgacCACATTGATGGAAGTCTAGTAGGAGTTTTAGGATACTCAAAACAGGAAACACATCAGAAAATATCATACACCATCACACCAAAATCAAACAACGCGTATATTGTGGCCCGTTCCAGTGACATGCATCCATACATGACATATATCTCAAAAACCATCAATAACAGATCACACTACGCTATCAAAATCTCTTTCTCCGTCAGTTTTAATACTAAAGAGCTGCACCAAGATCTCAAAAAGCTACCTGTCATTTGCTATGAGAGTGTAGGCAAGATGGCCGCGATTGACAAAATCAACGAATCAATTGAAATACAATTCAAGACCAACAGTTTTTCATCAATGGATATTGAAAACGCTGACGTTATGGATGAGAGCCCAAAGTTCTCTGTTCCAACACCATTGAGGAAGAAAATTCGCATGAGGAGACAGAAAAAGGTACTGAAAAATAAAGtgaagaaaacaaaattgaTACCAATAACGGCATCAAACACCAGTGAGAAACTAAGACCATTGACGAAAATTGAGTTGAAACAAATACTGAAACCATATACCATTGAGAACAAAGAAGTTGGCAGAATAAGAGCTAGAAGAAGTAGAGGTAATAAGAGGAGGTAG